The Trichoderma asperellum chromosome 6, complete sequence region CTTCCAAAACCTCTTGGCGCGCCAGCATGGCCTGTTCTTTCTTGATGCGTCGCGCACTTTCCTCTGCCACCTCGCGAGCGGCCTGGCCCATATCGTTCTGAAGCGAGAGGAACTTGGATCGCCATGACTCCCGAAGTCGCTCGTTTTCTTCAAGTTGGGAAACGACACTATCAAGTGATTTATGCAGATGCTTATTTTCATTCAAAGCATGGCCGAGCTCACCATTGCTACGGCGTGCGGCTTCATCAGCTCGTTCAGCCTCTGCTCTCCAAGTATTGTTATCTTGGCGAACGTTGCGAAGATCGGTTTCGAGGACATTGATCCTGTTAACCATTTCAGCTTGGTGGTGGGTCCAGTGATCACGAGCAACCTCCATCTTGGATATTTGCAAGGCAGTCTTGCCTGCAGAGTGCTCCAGTGACTTGATGGCCtggtttctttcttccaccACTTCACGTAGTCGGGTCTCTTCTTCGGAGGCATTGCGTAGCAAGCGTTGAACTTCGGACAAATTATCTTCGGCTGCACGCCTAGCTTTGACTTCCTGCTCATTGGTATCCTCTTGCCGTCTAACCCTCGCTTCGAGCTCGGCAACACGGCCGTCGAAAACGCTTCGGTTAATAACTTCAACTTCCACAAGTGCCTCTGTAGACTGTAGCTTTCGGTTGAGCTCAGCAACTGCATCTTCTGCAGCCCTGCGCTCATTAACCTCATTCTCAAGGCTCTCTTGGTCTAAGCGATGTCGCTGCTCGAGATCCATAGCCTTTGTCTCGAGTTCACGAACCTTTGCAGCAAGCTCTTCATTGGACTTAGCTTGCAGCAAGCCCTCGAAAGGAGTAGAGTTGGTGTCATCGCGAGGCGTGTACCTGGCGCTGGTAACCAGCAGTTCTTTGATCTCATCAAGAGACCTCAGGAGAGTTCCATCGCCAAGAGCTTCCGTATTGGCAGTTGGTAGGTTGCTACGTGACTGCGAAGCAAGAGCTTCGACAACAATTGAACGAAGCTGGTCTAGTCTTCGGTCTCTCTTGGGGCTCATGGAGCGACGAGGAGCAggctcatcgtcttcatcgtcagcgTCGCTCTCCTGATACTCGGTTGAACCACCACGGACATCACGTCGGGACGAGGGAGCCCGCTGGTCTTTAGAtttgagagagtgagagagagtAAGGATAGCCTTCTCAAGGGGTTCAAGTCTGGATGCCAGGAGCGTACCAACGACGTCGTTAACACGGCCGTCGAAAAATTGGGCACGATTCTCAAGCTTCGAATGTTCCTCCTCTGAGAAAGCAGCTTCCCAGTCACTAACTTGGTCACTCTCAAGCTCGCCCTCTTCAAATCCGCTACCTCGTCTCAGAACTTGGGCGCTCAGTGGTGGGTCTACAAACGGATCTTCCAGTTCAGTACTCAACATTGGCTGAGACGCGTTGTCTGGAATGTCGCTATACTTGCGTGGAATAACGCTCATTTTCTCGCGCGCATGGTCTGAGGGGATATGCAACTCATCCGACGATGCATGAGCTTCGACAGCTGGATGAGGCCACTTGAATGTCTCAATGGATTTGTTAATGCCCTGAGAATGATCTCTCTCCATTCGCTGCATGACCGCATCAATCTCCTCAAAAGTAAGCTCACGCTTATCGCCATTTGTAGTAGGTGTAGCGTTGAAACCGCTtgttccttcttctgcaaaCTCAATTgtgtcatcgtcatcgtcatcttgctcagcagcaacagccggAGTCGGCTCTGCGAAACGAGATGAGGCCAAACCAGCTGGCTTAGGCAAAGGAAGAGCAAATCTGGACCCAGCCAGACCTTTAGGAGTAAGCTTGCGTCTGGCAATTGCGAGTTGAGGATCTTCAGGAGCAGATTGAGCATTGGGCTGTGTGGATTCAGATAAGCCTTCTCCGTCTGAGCGAGCTTCGGTTTCGTCCGGAAGGTCTGGAAGAGACGCTGGAGTAGCCGCTGACAAATGTCGAGGAGTTAGTTCAAAAGATGACGTCCATTTAATGGATGCTTCCGCTGGTGAGGTCTCAGAGGGAGCAGCAGTGGTAACTTGGGTATCAATCTGGTCAACCGAAGACATGGAAGTATCGGCAGGCAACACAGCTTCTCCATCAACTGAGCCTTCCTCAGCAATGCTCCGCGATTCTTTAACCGACGATTCAACCATGCCAATGTCTTCACCtccaccttcttcttcctctccctcttcctcttcctcttcctcttcaatcaAGTCGTTTGGTCTCTCAGCAAAGAGAGGCACATCATCGCTATCAGCGGCAGCGCTCTTAGCTCGCTTAGCTCGGGAGTCGTCCTGAATGCGACCATCAGGCTCTCTAATATCACCTTCAGAAGCCACTGGCGATTGGCTAGTAGGTCTCAAGATGGGGATGGCTCTGGACTTCTTGGGAGCAACAGAGTCAGCATGTTGATTAGGTTCAATCCTGATATTAGTAAAGATAGAATCGGTCCGTCTCGGGAAACCCTTGGTGCCAACTTCAGCAGTATTGGATGCGGCGCCTTGGGGTTGGAAAGGTGTAAAAGCGGGGGCATCAGGCCGGAACTTGggaccagaagaagaaaagttaAACTCGCTCTGCCCAGGAGCAAATGCTGGGGCATTGACATTGATCTTGGCTGCTAGAGGCTGCTGTGGCGGGACTCCGAAAGGAGTCTGCTCCATAACATCTGGCGCGCCAGCATGATACACGCCAGGCTGGAAGCTAGGAGTGTTGAAGTTGAAAAGGCCAGGAGTGAATGTGCTTGTTGGGTTAAACTTGAACTCTGGTGCTTCCACGTTGAACTTGGACAAGGAAGACTTGCTGTCGTTGGCTGAATGTTGGCTACCAGCGTTGTTAAGGGACACTGCGTCCTGCCATGGGTTGCTTGAAGCAGACACATTCTTTTGATGCTGGCtaaaggcagcagcaaagtcGATATCCTGAATAGGGGTGCCGAGATTGCTGGGATTGGTTTGGATTTCCTCATAAGCCTCGTCGACGCGCTGAGTCTCCGGAATGTCGTTCAATGGGCCATATGGTGGCATGCCACCCTGGTTAACGCCTTCAGAAGGGTCATTATCCCGATAGAAATTCTGGGTGAGAGAATGGCCGCGGCTGTGGGGTCGTGGGTGGTGCAAGACGAGAGGCTTGCCAGGTTCATTAGCGAAATGCTCAACCTGCGCAAAGCCGCCAGCAGAAGGCTGGTGAGCATGCGCAGCGGCAAAGGGCGGGTGAGCAACGGATTCTGCTCTAGTCTGAGGATTGTAATCCTCGTGTTCCAACTCATTGCGCAGCTGTTCCTCCAGGTGATATTCGGCATCATCAATCTCGGCCTGTAGTTGGTCGGCGTTGCGTTGCGTAGGCTCTGGAGTCTTGGATGGGCTTTCGACACCCACatgttcttcctcttcttcgtcttctctaACGTCCTGAAGACGGGGAGAAGCTCTAGCGTACTGCTGTGGTAGATACTGCAGTGACTGATGCCTCTGGTGTAAGTTGAATGCTGGGCTGCCAGCCTGGTGGAATTCTACACCGTAAGGAGACTGGGGAGACATGATGCCATTGAAATTCACAAGGGATGGCGAATCCTGAGGACTCATAGCTTGCAAGATACCGGCCTGGTTGGGCCATCCCTGCGGTGGCTGTTGGAAAGGTGAGTTATTTGCAGGGAATGAGATGGATTGCCGTGCATTGAATTTCCCAGCCACGCTGAAAGGTACTGGCGAAGCGCCCGATGCCAAAGGGCTCTGGTTGGCGGCAGCGCCGGGGATGAAGGGAGATGGGAACGGAAAACCGGGTACCGCATGGTTGCTGGACGCTGAGGAAGTCGGAATTGGGGGTGAGAATGGCAGTGGAGGATACTGAGCTGAAGGTAGGCGTGAAGGTTGTGAAGATATTGAGGGCGCAGCTTCGGCTTCATCGTCGCCAAATGAGACGCCAAGGGCCCTAAGCTTGGCTTCTTGTAACTCATTGACGTAATTCTTCCACGCTGTGACAAGTAGTAATGTTAGTCGTCAGCCTCTTCAGGAGATCCgtccatatatatatatatatacacatatatatatagagagaggggggggctATCCATATGTAACATACCATTCAGGTCTGGTAAGACTACTGTAAAGTCTCGTTCACAACGCTCTTGCGCCAAGTCCTCAAAACTTGGCCAAGCCTCTCTGCTTTGAGATTCACCAGTCGTATCATCCTCTGCCGGCAAATCAAAGCCGTCTACGTTATACCCCAACTCCACCCATGAATCAAACATTCGCTCAATCTCGTGTTGTCGAAGAGGAAATGGTGGTCGTCCTGGGAGGCCGCGCTCCTCATCTTGTGGTAGCATAATCATGATGCTCTTACCCTTCCATGGTACCTTTTTCTTAATTCGTGGCGCAGCAAGCGGTTCCCTGGGCAGGGGCTTCTCTGAGACTTTGATGGGCGGGATCGAAGGCATCGCCTTGTTGCCGTTTACTTGTTCAGGTCCAGGCGCCGCCATGTCGTTGTGATTGTTTGGGAGCGACAGGCCCACGACCGAGCCCGTCTCGGTGGCGACTGAGCTCGCCATATCGTCGTCTATTTCCGATTGTAAAGGATCACCGGCCTTTAGGGTCTCGACGCTAGAGATAGCACGAGGGTGTCGCGAGGTGGATCGAGACTTGGCCCTATATCTGCTCGACGGCCTAGGTGTTCGAGGATCTCGACTTTGATACCAGTCAGCTTCCGAGCCGCTCAGTGAAGAGTGCTCGCTGCTGTCTCCGTCGCTGAACCAGAGTCGAGCTTCCGTGTTCTGGTCGCCGGCGGTGTGAGTGCGGATCCAGCCCTCGGTAAGTCCCCTGTTCCGACGCCTGGCCCTGTGCACAAGcacggcagcggcagcactCGTGGGTAAAAGCGACTGCGCCGGGGTTTGAGGCCGTCCGCTCAGGATAATAGGCGGCGGGCGCAAGAAAGGAGTATTGATATCCAAGGAGTGGATGGGGAAGCTCTCGGACACGTCGCTGTCAGACCCCTCGCTTTCGTAGCTCTGGCGCCTGAGGTTGACGTCGCTGCGGAGATATGGAGAGCCCCAGCTGGCAGTGCCAAACTGGTCGTCGTCAGAGGCGAGGTTGCCGTCACTGTCGTCCtgttcgtcgtcgtcgatctGGAAGTCGTGGATGTCAAATGCAGGCGCCCTCAAGATTGCCGAAGCCCGTTCGGATAGCTTGGGGGCAGGAAGCAGAGGAATCGCCGGGGACGATCCGaggtcgtcgtcttcgtcgtcggccGTTGAGGCTGTCGACAAGGCGGGAGACGTCGGGGTCCTGGATCCCGGGCTAG contains the following coding sequences:
- a CDS encoding uncharacterized protein (EggNog:ENOG41), whose product is MASSVATETGSVVGLSLPNNHNDMAAPGPEQVNGNKAMPSIPPIKVSEKPLPREPLAAPRIKKKVPWKGKSIMIMLPQDEERGLPGRPPFPLRQHEIERMFDSWVELGYNVDGFDLPAEDDTTGESQSREAWPSFEDLAQERCERDFTVVLPDLNAWKNYVNELQEAKLRALGVSFGDDEAEAAPSISSQPSRLPSAQYPPLPFSPPIPTSSASSNHAVPGFPFPSPFIPGAAANQSPLASGASPVPFSVAGKFNARQSISFPANNSPFQQPPQGWPNQAGILQAMSPQDSPSLVNFNGIMSPQSPYGVEFHQAGSPAFNLHQRHQSLQYLPQQYARASPRLQDVREDEEEEEHVGVESPSKTPEPTQRNADQLQAEIDDAEYHLEEQLRNELEHEDYNPQTRAESVAHPPFAAAHAHQPSAGGFAQVEHFANEPGKPLVLHHPRPHSRGHSLTQNFYRDNDPSEGVNQGGMPPYGPLNDIPETQRVDEAYEEIQTNPSNLGTPIQDIDFAAAFSQHQKNVSASSNPWQDAVSLNNAGSQHSANDSKSSLSKFNVEAPEFKFNPTSTFTPGLFNFNTPSFQPGVYHAGAPDVMEQTPFGVPPQQPLAAKINVNAPAFAPGQSEFNFSSSGPKFRPDAPAFTPFQPQGAASNTAEVGTKGFPRRTDSIFTNIRIEPNQHADSVAPKKSRAIPILRPTSQSPVASEGDIREPDGRIQDDSRAKRAKSAAADSDDVPLFAERPNDLIEEEEEEEEGEEEEGGGEDIGMVESSVKESRSIAEEGSVDGEAVLPADTSMSSVDQIDTQVTTAAPSETSPAEASIKWTSSFELTPRHLSAATPASLPDLPDETEARSDGEGLSESTQPNAQSAPEDPQLAIARRKLTPKGLAGSRFALPLPKPAGLASSRFAEPTPAVAAEQDDDDDDTIEFAEEGTSGFNATPTTNGDKRELTFEEIDAVMQRMERDHSQGINKSIETFKWPHPAVEAHASSDELHIPSDHAREKMSVIPRKYSDIPDNASQPMLSTELEDPFVDPPLSAQVLRRGSGFEEGELESDQVSDWEAAFSEEEHSKLENRAQFFDGRVNDVVGTLLASRLEPLEKAILTLSHSLKSKDQRAPSSRRDVRGGSTEYQESDADDEDDEPAPRRSMSPKRDRRLDQLRSIVVEALASQSRSNLPTANTEALGDGTLLRSLDEIKELLVTSARYTPRDDTNSTPFEGLLQAKSNEELAAKVRELETKAMDLEQRHRLDQESLENEVNERRAAEDAVAELNRKLQSTEALVEVEVINRSVFDGRVAELEARVRRQEDTNEQEVKARRAAEDNLSEVQRLLRNASEEETRLREVVEERNQAIKSLEHSAGKTALQISKMEVARDHWTHHQAEMVNRINVLETDLRNVRQDNNTWRAEAERADEAARRSNGELGHALNENKHLHKSLDSVVSQLEENERLRESWRSKFLSLQNDMGQAAREVAEESARRIKKEQAMLARQEVLEARLQAESKTRERLEVEMERLQDNERTGMRAVNECNRLEGLLSELRSENFKLQQAAARYQREFEEARESGASEVKRTRMSLQAELEDANNQVNVVREEYEEQNAKLRAELDHLRLQIDTAKAQNEMLLEEAQSTRIAELSELKQKHQNELEDIQARYERQLNNATEDGQRTEQHLLERLSLSTSKTELLQDRVIHLEEKLEITKQAAAAAAQAAKSAGVDSSILSPVMAKPVERVEMPEKISPQALRESIMVLQEQLQAREQHIEELEQTVAELDPDAAAKISKRDDEINWLRELLAVRQGDLQDIITALSGDRFDRAAVKDAAIRLKANLQMEEQERERAMNGGSAITLPNIAQTIQAATPRVAQTIAPIAAAWDSWRKSGQSGFRGISGVLSSPAVTGNSTPTKSRNDSTQQNGGMVSGLLTPPATALRQPPTPDSQLQPTAFSSIGRRFTGQSVHDRTRRESNVSHRSDKQPFQGLPLRRQELAAEPVTPPHLGHKSVYDEDAQPGDFDDHDFFEED